The Daucus carota subsp. sativus chromosome 2, DH1 v3.0, whole genome shotgun sequence genome includes a window with the following:
- the LOC108207689 gene encoding cation/H(+) antiporter 24, whose protein sequence is MKTFGVLGFMYFLFLCGVQTDFTVIQKASRKQIYIALYGVLIPLTATLIVAICLRDTLTEELQTGASIWGVASSLSITAFPVIYTIVREFNLLSSDIGRMALSTAVISDMIGINGVTAFEAAKQGEGRPMAALYYLISLAIVNAAIFLGIRQLMLWIVQTTPEGKPVDELYIVLILLGVAVAGFVCDMTGLAIANGPLWLGLAVPDGPPLGATLVEKSETFLLEILLPFSYVYIGLYTDVFSLHGRWVSLRPLFYMVACAYLTKLVATLLVSRCVYQMPLRDSFALGLIMSLRGQVELILFIHWTDLQMITQPYFTMLVLTTTAMTAIASPLINIVYDPTRPYMLNKRRNIQHNPPNMEFKIILTVHDEESVPGFISLFEVSNPTPSSPIVVFALRLIELVGRATPLFIDHDNQEHNFNYTSANPIHNALKSSHDSMCGFIKIHPFTSVSPKRSMYQDICELALLKKSSLILLPYNKDLLKTQSSIEGGDQIKHVNPSINSNILAHAPCSVGVFVDKGFFQKPHSSVSNSKSVNHHFAMLFLGGPDAREALAYADRMVGHPEISLTVVRFLAMDGEGDNLMEKKLDDGLVTWFWVKNEGNRAVAYREVVVKNGEETMAAIQSINDVYYDLWIVGRGNGVNPVLLDGLTTWSNSDELGIIGEYVSSSDVSATASVLVVQQQILRDQGQVRHKTAFTSRNL, encoded by the exons ATGAAAACTTTCGGAGTATTGGGTTTCATGTACTTCCTCTTCTTGTGTGGCGTGCAAACGGATTTTACTGTCATCCAGAAAGCTAGTAGGAAGCAGATATACATTGCATTATATGGAGTCCTCATTCCATTAACAGCCACTCTAATCGTCGCAATCTGTCTCCGGGATACTTTAACAGAGGAACTCCAGACGGGTGCTTCCATTTGGGGAGTCGCTTCATCTCTATCTATAACTGCATTTCCTGTGATTTATACAATTGTGAGAGAGTTTAATCTTCTGAGTTCGGATATCGGACGAATGGCCTTATCGACTGCAGTCATCAGTGACATGATTGGGATAAATGGGGTAACTGCATTTGAGGCAGCTAAACAAGGTGAAGGAAGACCAATGGCTgctttatattatttgatatcatTAGCCATTGTCAATGCTGCTATATTTCTAGGAATTAGGCAATTGATGTTATGGATAGTACAAACAACACCGGAAGGAAAACCGGTGGATGAATTATACATTGTGCTTATATTATTGGGAGTTGCGGTGGCTGGTTTTGTATGTGACATGACTGGACTGGCTATTGCCAATGGACCATTGTGGCTGGGGTTAGCGGTGCCCGATGGTCCTCCTTTAGGCGCAACGCTAGTGGAGAAGAGCGAGACGTTTTTATTGGAGATCTTGCTTCCATTTTCTTATGTTTACATAGGATTATATACAGATGTGTTTTCTCTGCATGGCCGGTGGGTGAGTTTGAGGCCACTTTTTTACATGGTGGCTTGTGCTTATTTAACCAAACTCGTGGCTACTTTGCTAGTTTCTCGCTGTGTGTATCAGATGCCTCTCAGAGATAGTTTCGCACTTGGTCTAATTATGAGTTTGAGAGGTCAGGTGGAGCTCATTTTGTTCATCCACTGGACAGACTTGCAG ATGATAACACAACCGTATTTTACAATGCTGGTGCTGACAACTACTGCAATGACTGCTATAGCTTCGCCACTGATCAACATTGTCTATGATCCAACGCGGCCTTACATGCTTAACAAACGAAGAAACATCCAGCACAACCCTCCCAACATGGAATTCAAAATCATTCTCACGGTCCATGATGAAGAAAGTGTACCTGGATTCATCAGTCTCTTCGAAGTCTCcaatcccactccaagtagccCAATCGTCGTATTTGCTCTCCGTCTCATCGAGCTAGTTGGCCGCGCCACTCCTCTTTTCATAGACCACGACAATCAAGAACACAATTTCAACTACACCAGCGCCAACCCAATCCACAACGCCTTAAAATCCTCCCATGATTCAATGTGCGGATTCATCAAAATCCACCCCTTCACCTCCGTCTCTCCAAAGCGAAGCATGTACCAAGACATCTGCGAACTAGCACTCCTAAAAAAATCTTCACTGATCCTCCTCCCATACAACAAAGACCTTCTCAAGACACAATCTAGTATCGAAGGAGGCGATCAAATAAAACACGTGAATCCTTCAATAAACTCCAACATTTTAGCCCATGCACCATGCTCTGTAGGAGTTTTCGTAGACAAAGGCTTCTTCCAGAAGCCTCATTCTTCCGTTAGCAACTCAAAGTCCGTGAATCACCACTTCGCAATGCTCTTCTTAGGCGGCCCCGACGCTCGAGAGGCTCTAGCTTATGCCGACAGAATGGTTGGACACCCCGAAATTTCCTTAACAGTGGTGCGCTTCCTCGCGATGGATGGCGAAGGAGACAACCTGATGGAAAAGAAGCTCGACGATGGGCTGGTGACATGGTTTTGGGTCAAGAACGAAGGGAACAGAGCTGTGGCCTATAGAGAAGTAGTGGTGAAAAATGGGGAGGAAACAATGGCTGCAATACAGTCAATTAACGACGTTTATTATGATTTATGGATCGTTGGAAGAGGTAATGGGGTTAATCCGGTATTACTAGATGGATTAACGACTTGGAGCAATAGTGACGAGCTTGGGATAATCGGAGAATATGTGTCGTCTTCGGATGTAAGTGCCACAGCTTCGGTATTAGTAGTGCAGCAACAAATTTTACGAGATCAAGGACAAGTCAGACACAAGACAGCATTTACTTCCCGt
- the LOC108207690 gene encoding uncharacterized protein LOC108207690, which yields MDGYVNVNFFWGGEIIKQDNDILYSLDPKEMMFVKLGTSYEELRDIVFQLMHISRHHWDVKLTVKYPRIGVANLVTGFFVKSIKSDDDVSRMLSIPTRFHLGGDVALFIEAESIAQPSQQYGGSFTQQSGQIATGGEYANYGGNYGGSFGGDYGGNYGQSDYGSMQGWSSSFFEGGYTYGGGGGSSNTGRFVVEEVVDEDDLSGRQPSPPRELPNKGAVVTLALEYEDEDEEYGSERAISSSDDSDWNLSQEEAAESEDFSEADSDEALEGNTSMQTQAVTLHEPRAPWFTSQDYEPVVVSNRDPLVSLAFDPAADDLNEGALFASKDILISAIKEAHIKTDRNFFVEKSSTSVYKVKCVVRDCNWKLRAAKKKTHGLFQITNCPEQHTCLLDRPTQDHRKISAKMIGCLVAPYVAQTPQLKVSNVITMVNDEYHHLISYMKAWRGKMAGMESTYGNWRTTYNELPRFLNVMASTNPGSVVVVNVVPHHTDRGTSTFVRAFWCLKAMIDGWQYARPVISIDGTFLKGKYNGKLLVAVGVDSNNHQYPICFALVDEESTESWFLRLLRKHVCRDRRGVCIISDRATGILAAMNDENNGFTPPFGVHRFCLHHVRSNFSKKYPGMELKMYMWLAGNTPQIRKHDAYMKKIGDISEDAFRWLRAINPALWTISYDKGHARYGQATTNITESFNGNVRVARFLPVAVMLEFLFYKTVRMVNKERNAVQESMSEGHELCLRTRKKLEKISTKANLLIGIS from the exons ATGGACGGATACGTAaacgttaatttcttttgggGAGGTGAAATCATCAAACAAGATAACGATATTCTCTACTCCCTAGATCCGAAAGAAATGATGTTTGTGAAATTGGGCACCTCGTATGAAGAATTACGAGATATTGTCTTCCAGTTGATGCATATTAGTAGGCATCATTGGGATGTCAAGCTTACTGTCAAGTATCCAAGAATCGGGGTTGCTAACCTCGTTACTGGGTTTTTTGTTAAGTCTATTAAATCAGACGACGATGTTAGTAGAATGTTAAGTATACCCACGAGATTTCACTTGGGGGGAGACGTAGCATTGTTTATTGAGGCTGAGAGTATTGCTCAGCCGAGCCAACAGTACGGAGGGTCATTTACACAACAATCCGGACAAATCGCTACAGGAGGAGAGTATGCAAATTATGGTGGAAACTACGGCGGGAGTTTTGGAGGGGATTATGGGGGGAACTATGGCCAAAGCGACTACGGGAGCATGCAAGGGTGGTCAAGTAGCTTCTTCGAGGGTGGCTACACCTACGGGGGTGGCGGCGGCTCTAGTAATACAGGTCGTTTTGTTGTTGAAGAGGTTGTAGACGAGGACGATTTGAGTGGAAGACAGCCATCACCACCTCGTGAATTGCCGAACAAAGGTGCAGTTGTTACTCTTGCACTTGAGTACGAAGACGAAGATGAAGAGTATGGCTCGGAAAGAGCCATAAGCAGCAGTGACGATTCGGATTGGAACTTGTCACAGGAGGAGGCTGCTGAATCAGAAGATTTTTCGGAGGCTGATTCAGACGAAGCCCTAGAAGGCAACACGAGTATGCAAACACAGGCAGTGACTCTGCATGAGCCTAGAGCTCCCTGGTTTACAAGCCAAGATTACGAGCCTGTCGTAGTTTCAAATAGGGACCCACTTGTGTCACTTGCTTTTGATCCGGCCGCTGATGATTTAAACGAGGGAGCTCTATTTGCTAGCAAAGATATACTTATTTCTGCTATCAAAGAGGCACATATAAAAACAGATCGGAACTTCTTTGTGGAGAAAAGCAGCACGTCCGTCTACAAAGTAAAGTGTGTGGTTCGAGACTGCAACTGGAAGCTAAGGGCGGCGAAGAAGAAGACCCACGGGCTTTTTCAAATAACAAATTGTCCAGAGCAGCACACATGCCTCCTAGATAGGCCGACGCAGGACCACCGAAAGATTTCTGCAAAAATGATTGGATGTTTGGTTGCTCCCTAC GTGGCCCAAACCCCTCAGTTGAAGGTGAGCAACGTCATAACAATGGTTAATGATGAATACCACCATTTGATAAGTTACATGAAAGCATGGAGGGGGAAGATGGCCGGCATGGAGAGCACTTATGGTAACTGGCGAACAACCTATAACGAGCTCCCTCGGTTCCTTAACGTCATGGCCAGTACAAATCCAGGAAGCGTGGTTGTGGTTAATGTGGTTCCACATCACACCGATAGGGGTACATCAACATTTGTTCGGGCATTTTGGTGCTTGAAAGCAATGATTGATGGTTGGCAGTATGCACGACCAGTTATTTCCATTGATGGTACTTTCCTTAAGGGAAAGTACAATGGGAAATTGTTGGTAGCGGTGGGAGTAGACTCTAACAACCATCAATATCCCATCTGCTTTGCCTTGGTTGATGAGGAGAGCACGGAGTCTTGGTTTCTACGTCTTTTACGGAAGCATGTATGCCGAGATAGACGCGGCGTTTGCATTATTTCTGACCGTGCCACGGGGATCCTCGCTGCGATGAATGACGAAAACAATGGTTTCACCCCGCCTTTCGGAGTTCACAGATTCTGCCTCCACCATGTGAGGAGCAACTTCTCCAAGAAATACCCAGGAATGGAGCTTAAGATGTACATGTGGCTCGCCGGCAATACGCCACAGATCAGAAAACACGACGCCTACATGAAAAAGATTGGGGATATTTCGGAAGACGCCTTTAGGTGGCTGAGGGCCATAAATCCGGCCCTATGGACAATTTCTTATGACAAAGGCCACGCTCGTTACGGTCAGGCCACCACAAACATCACGGAGAGCTTTAATGGCAACGTGCGTGTGGCTCGCTTTCTACCGGTGGCCGTGATGCTTGAGTTCCTGTTTTATAAAACTGTTAGGATGGTCAACAAGGAGAGGAACGCAGTGCAAGAGAGCATGAGCGAAGGTCACGAACTTTGTCTGAGGACGAGAAAGAAGTTGGAGAAGATTTCAACCAAGGCGAACCTATTAATAGGCATATCATAA